The following proteins are encoded in a genomic region of Lemur catta isolate mLemCat1 chromosome 10, mLemCat1.pri, whole genome shotgun sequence:
- the PLIN2 gene encoding perilipin-2 isoform X2, whose translation MASVAVDPQPSVVTRVANLPLVSSTYDLVSSAYVSTKDQCPCLKSVCEMAEKGVKTISSVAMMSALPIIQKLEPQIAVANTYACKGLDRIEERLPILNQPSTQVVANAKGVMTGAKDAVTTTVAGAKDSVASTITGVMDRTKGAVTGGVEKTKSVVNGSINTVLGSRVMQLVSSGVENALSKSELLVDQYLPLTVEELEKEAKKVEGFDVVQKPSYYVRLGSLSTKLRSRAYQQTLSRVKEAKQKSQETISQLHSTVHLIEFARKNVHSANQKIQDAQDKLYLSWMEWKRSLGHDDTDESHCAEHIESRTLAIARNLTQQLQTTCHTLLSNIQGLPQNVQDQANHLGVMAGDIYSVFHNAASFKEVSDSLLTSSKGKLQKMKESLDDVMDYLVNNTPLNWLVGPFYPQLTESQNAQDQGTEVEDQPGSPASEHTTH comes from the exons ATGGCATCTGTTGCAGTTGATCCACAACCG AGCGTGGTGACTAGGGTGGCTAACCTACCCTTGGTGAGCTCCACGTACGACCTCGTGTCCTCAGCTTATGTCAGCACAAAGGATCAGTGTCCCTGCTTGAAGTCTGTGTGTGAGATGGCAGAGAAGGGCGTGAAGACCATCTCCTCGGTGGCCATGATGAGTGCTCTGCCCATCATCCAGAAGCTGGAGCCACAGA TTGCGGTTGCCAATACCTATGCCTGTAAGGGGCTAGACAGGATTGAGGAGAGACTGCCTATCCTGAATCAGCCATCAACTCAG GTTGTTGCCAATGCCAAAGGTGTCATGACTGGGGCGAAAGATGCTGTGACAACTACTGTGGCTGGGGCCAAGGATTCCGTGGCCAGTACAATCACAGGAGTAATGGACAGGACCAAAGGGGCAGTGACTGGTGGTGTGGAGAAGACTAAGTCTGTTGTCAACGGCAGCATCAACACAGTCTTGGGAAGTCGGGTGATGCAGCTTGTGAGCAGTGGAGTAGAAAATGCACTCAGTAAATCAGAGCTGTTGGTAGACCAGTACCTCCCTCTCACTGTGGAAGAACTAG aaaaagaagcaaaaaaagtCGAAGGATTTGATGTGGTTCAGAAGCCAAGTTACTATGTTAGACTGGGTTCCCTGTCTACCAAGCTTCGCTCACGTGCCTATCAGCAGACTCTCAGCAGGGTTAAGGAAGCTAAGCAAAAAAGCCAGGAGACCATTTCTCAGCTCCATTCTACTGTTCACCTG ATTGAATTTGCTAGAAAGAATGTGCATAGTGCCAACCAGAAGATTCAGGATGCTCAGGACAAGCTCTATCTCTCATGGATGGAGTGGAAAAGAAGCCTTGGCCATGACGACACCGACGAATCCCACTGTGCGGAG cacatCGAGTCACGTACTCTTGCTATTGCCCGCAACCTGACTCAGCAACTCCAGACAACATGCCACACCCTGCTGTCCAACATCCAAGGGTTACCACAGAACGTCCAAGATCAAGCCAACCACTTGGGGGTGATGGCAGGTGACATCTACTCAGTGTTCCACAATGCTGCCTCCTTTAAGGAAGTGTCTGACAGCCTCCTCACTTCTAGCAAGGGGAAGCTGCAGAAAATGAAGGAATCGTTAGATGATGTGATGGATTATCTTGTTAACAACACGCCCCTCAACTGGCTGGTAGGTCCCTTTTATCCTCAGCTGACTGAGTCTCAGAATGCTCAGGACCAAGGTACAGAGGTGGAAGACCAGCCAGGAAGCCCAGCCTCTGAGCACACAACCCATTAA
- the PLIN2 gene encoding perilipin-2 isoform X1, protein MASVAVDPQPSVVTRVANLPLVSSTYDLVSSAYVSTKDQCPCLKSVCEMAEKGVKTISSVAMMSALPIIQKLEPQIAVANTYACKGLDRIEERLPILNQPSTQVVANAKGVMTGAKDAVTTTVAGAKDSVASTITGVMDRTKGAVTGGVEKTKSVVNGSINTVLGSRVMQLVSSGVENALSKSELLVDQYLPLTVEELEKEAKKVEGFDVVQKPSYYVRLGSLSTKLRSRAYQQTLSRVKEAKQKSQETISQLHSTVHLIEFARKNVHSANQKIQDAQDKLYLSWMEWKRSLGHDDTDESHCAEHIESRTLAIARNLTQQLQTTCHTLLSNIQGLPQNVQDQANHLGVMAGDIYSVFHNAASFKEVSDSLLTSSKGKLQKMKESLDDVMDYLVNNTPLNWLVFDFTIIDLTSETDEIPDIIPLEEENEPNHSHANGKRLDN, encoded by the exons ATGGCATCTGTTGCAGTTGATCCACAACCG AGCGTGGTGACTAGGGTGGCTAACCTACCCTTGGTGAGCTCCACGTACGACCTCGTGTCCTCAGCTTATGTCAGCACAAAGGATCAGTGTCCCTGCTTGAAGTCTGTGTGTGAGATGGCAGAGAAGGGCGTGAAGACCATCTCCTCGGTGGCCATGATGAGTGCTCTGCCCATCATCCAGAAGCTGGAGCCACAGA TTGCGGTTGCCAATACCTATGCCTGTAAGGGGCTAGACAGGATTGAGGAGAGACTGCCTATCCTGAATCAGCCATCAACTCAG GTTGTTGCCAATGCCAAAGGTGTCATGACTGGGGCGAAAGATGCTGTGACAACTACTGTGGCTGGGGCCAAGGATTCCGTGGCCAGTACAATCACAGGAGTAATGGACAGGACCAAAGGGGCAGTGACTGGTGGTGTGGAGAAGACTAAGTCTGTTGTCAACGGCAGCATCAACACAGTCTTGGGAAGTCGGGTGATGCAGCTTGTGAGCAGTGGAGTAGAAAATGCACTCAGTAAATCAGAGCTGTTGGTAGACCAGTACCTCCCTCTCACTGTGGAAGAACTAG aaaaagaagcaaaaaaagtCGAAGGATTTGATGTGGTTCAGAAGCCAAGTTACTATGTTAGACTGGGTTCCCTGTCTACCAAGCTTCGCTCACGTGCCTATCAGCAGACTCTCAGCAGGGTTAAGGAAGCTAAGCAAAAAAGCCAGGAGACCATTTCTCAGCTCCATTCTACTGTTCACCTG ATTGAATTTGCTAGAAAGAATGTGCATAGTGCCAACCAGAAGATTCAGGATGCTCAGGACAAGCTCTATCTCTCATGGATGGAGTGGAAAAGAAGCCTTGGCCATGACGACACCGACGAATCCCACTGTGCGGAG cacatCGAGTCACGTACTCTTGCTATTGCCCGCAACCTGACTCAGCAACTCCAGACAACATGCCACACCCTGCTGTCCAACATCCAAGGGTTACCACAGAACGTCCAAGATCAAGCCAACCACTTGGGGGTGATGGCAGGTGACATCTACTCAGTGTTCCACAATGCTGCCTCCTTTAAGGAAGTGTCTGACAGCCTCCTCACTTCTAGCAAGGGGAAGCTGCAGAAAATGAAGGAATCGTTAGATGATGTGATGGATTATCTTGTTAACAACACGCCCCTCAACTGGCTG